The Mytilus galloprovincialis chromosome 2, xbMytGall1.hap1.1, whole genome shotgun sequence genome has a window encoding:
- the LOC143063229 gene encoding surfeit locus protein 4-like, producing MPRQGELMDRAEDVADQVLRKSKHILPHVARFCLISTFLEDGIRMWTQWGEQRDYMDSTWGCGYFLATLFVLLNLFGQLGGCVMVLSRQKVPIACGVLLGIICLQTIAYSILWDVKFLLRNLALVGGVVLLLAEDKAEGKSLFAGLPSIGENNPKQYMQLSGRILLVLMFLTLLRLDFDFFQIIQNLVGTALIILIAVGYKTKLSALVLVAWLTCINVYFNAWWNIPSYKPMRDFLKYDFFQTLSVIGGLLLVVAYGPGGVSMDEHKKKW from the exons ATGCCACGCCAAGGAGAGTTAATGGATAGAGCAGAAGATGTAGCTGATCAG gtTTTAAGAAAAAGTAAACATATATTACCACATGTTGCAAGGTTTTGTTTAATCAGCACATTTCTTGAGGATGGGATAAGAATGTGGACACAATGGGGAGAACAAAGAGACTACATGGACTCAACATGGGGATGTGGCTACTTTTTAGCCACCCTGTTTGTATTGCTGAATTTGTTTGGCCAGTTAGGAGGATGTGTTATGGTACTTAGTCGACAGAAAGTTCCAATAGCGTGTGGAGTTTTATTGGGGATAATTTGCTTGCAG ACAATAGCTTACAGTATATTATGGGATGTAAAATTTCTTCTAAG gAATCTGGCTTTAGTTGGTGGAGTTGTACTTCTTTTAGCTGAAGATAAAGCTGAAGGAAAGAGTCTGTTTGCAGGCCTACCCTCAATTGGAGAAAACAACCCAAAACAGTATATGCAGCTTAGCGGAAGAATTCTATTAGTTCTTATGTTTCTTACTTTGTTAAGATTAGATTTTGACTTTTtccaaattattcaaaatttggttGGCACAGCGCTTATAATATTGATAGCAGTAggttacaaaacaaaattatctgCCCTTGTATTGGTAGCTTGGTTAACATGTATTAATGTTTATTTCAATGCATGGTGGAATATTCCTTCGTACAAACCTATGAGAGACTTCCTGAAGTATGATTTCTTCCAGACACTGTCGGTTATTGGAGGACTACTTTTGGTGGTTGCATATGGTCCCGGTGGTGTTAGCATGGATGAACACAAAAAGAAGTGGTAG